One window of Quercus robur chromosome 12, dhQueRobu3.1, whole genome shotgun sequence genomic DNA carries:
- the LOC126710346 gene encoding uncharacterized protein LOC126710346 — protein MSKGKEKVSGSKQFRWLPPMHEMMLKILTEEAGKGNKPSNTFRAGSFALVAKEITAHFGVECHPVFVENRMRTLRSMWATIQELRKKSGFGWDENLKMITCDAKTYQEEVMAHRKHAEYLNKKIEFYDELAIVVGKDTATGAFAKSGVDIENEPDNGDNGDSAEFVADNVDECVVEKGKNVNESSTTGSGISKSRKRGRAASTADDSVLTDLSGQLKEIAVALKEINRGPVDYTTLYNEVMAMMADGYSEDMLATAFDHLCENEKTARGFLAKNARLRKLWLDGYFFSQI, from the exons ATGTCAAAGGGTAAGGAAAAAGTTAGCGGCAGCAAGCAATTTAGGTGGCTGCCACCTATGCATGAGATGATGCTAAAGATATTAACAGAGGAGGCTGGAAAGGGCAATAAGCCCTCTAATACTTTTAGGGCCGGCTCCTTTGCTCTTGTAGCGAAGGAGATAACGGCCCATTTCGGGGTTGAGTGCCACCCTGTATTTGTGGAGAACCGGATGCGGACTCTAAGGTCCATGTGGGCAACTATTCAAGAGCTTAGAAAGAAGAGTGGATTCGGTTGGGACGAAAATCTGAAAATGATAACGTGTGACGCTAAAACCTACCAAGAAGAAGTTATG GCACATCGGAAGCATGCCGAGTAtctgaacaaaaaaattgagttttacgaTGAATTAGCGATTGTGGTGGGGAAGGATACAGCCACAGGTGCCTTTGCTAAGTCTGGAGTGGATATCGAAAATGAGCCAGATAATGGGGATAATGGGGATAGTGCAGAGTTTGTGGCAGATAATGTGGATGAATGTGTGGTTGAAAAGGGGAAGAACGTAAATGAATCATCCACCACTGGGTCGGGAATTTCCAAGTCCCGCAAAAGAGGGCGTGCAGCTTCTACTGCTGATGATAGTGTGCTGACTGATCTGTCTGGTCAGCTGAAGGAAATAGCTGTCGCTCTAAAAGAAATTAATCGAGGCCCGGTAGATTACACAACTTTGTATAATGAGGTAATGGCTATGATGGCGGATGGATATAGCGAAGATATGCTCGCTACTGCCTTCGACCATCTTTGTGAGAATGAGAAGACGGCACGTGGATTTTTAGCAAAGAATGCTAGGTTGAGGAAGTTGTGGTTAGAtggttattttttctcacaaatttgA